Part of the Cyprinus carpio isolate SPL01 chromosome A1, ASM1834038v1, whole genome shotgun sequence genome is shown below.
TGGTGGGAGACCATTTGTGAAAATGTACCTTGCTGCTGCAGCTagtagtgatgggtcgttcttgaacgattcgttcattttgaatgattcgttcatatTTGTTCATCATGTATTGCTGACTTTTTTAACATGCTTCTCCTGATGTTGAAGGAGGCACTTGTACTGTCCCACTATTGCAAATCAAGAATCAAACTTAACCCCCGATGAGCCCACAAAACTCATCAGCCTATATGGTCTAATCATTGGTGCTGCCTGTACAGGTCACATGTCATGGGCTAAACACAGAGCTCCATCCCACAGACATAATGAAAGTGCTGTAACTGAGATACCAGCCTCAATATGAAAAACAGAAGTGCTTCAGAGCAGGATCCATGTCAGACTTCAGGTGTCACAGTCTGATTTTAGGCTTGTTTGAATAGCATACTGCTCGACAAGCCAATCTGATGAAGTAAGAATTAGCATAAGCTTTACATCAGAAgttgaaatgaaactgaaaagatGTTATATATAGTGGCTTACAAGAACTATTTCTGACCAaatccttgcaaaaaaaaaaaaaaaaaaaaaaaaatttacattattatataaaagtacCAATATAAATTtaccattataaaaataaagtttacagattaataataaatgcttttttattagtgctgtcaaacaattaatcacgattaattgcatacaaaataaaaagtttttgtttgcatgatatgtgtgtgttctgtgtatatttattatgtatatacaaatacacacacatactgtatatattttgaaaatatttacatgtatttacatgtctatatttatatttgtataatttatattataaataaatatatttaatatataaacaacatttttctgaaatatatacatgcgtgtgtgtgtatttatatatacataataaatatacacagcacacatacatatattatgtaaacaaaaacgtttattttggatgcgattaatcatgattattcaTTTGaccactaattttttttattataaaataagtaatattaataatataatttgttaaaataattattaaaaataacaaaggtGGCATTTCATtagttaaataaatgcatttattaatttattataaaataaagtaaaaattattaaaaatttgttATAGACAACTAagcatattaatacatttatttatttatgtatttactgatAAATAgtcaatgcatttattaattataaaaataattaatcaaaatgtatatacatatttactgataaataattaatatatttaatataaaaatggtaaataattattaaagatgataaatgcattattttgttatagcaacatttataaatacatttatttataaatgtattatttactgacaaatattcaatgcatttattatcatgaaataaagcaataaataatttaatttaatgatattgtgtttttgttatatttataatttttctttataaattttttatttttttatttactcttatatattttattttaattagttattttattataaagtaataattattaaaaacaataaatgttactTTGTTATAAATTACTAAACttactttattaaatttacatttatttataaatgtattattaactgATAaccaataattattaatatataattacaataataaaattatttttatttatttataaataaaatttgatacaACAACATTTCTTCTATTTCAGTTAGGCCTATGCTTGGACAGCACACAGAGGGACTGCTGACACTTCAAAGTCTCTGCTTGTTATTGCTCTTTTTTCGCCGACAAACTAATCCCAGTGGAATTCCTGTCAGTGTCCAGCCTTGATAAAAGTTGATCTAAGTGACCGGAGAGGGAAATCCCGGTGAGTTACCGATATAACTCACAACCGGGGTGGATGTTCAAGAGACCAAATAGATGCAGAAAAAGAAGACACTCGAAAAGCAGACTTCGATGTTATCTCCTGCAATAACCATCAAGTGAAGAAAACAACGGAGTGAAACAGCAGAAAGCTCGGAGGGAATAAGTACAGATTCAggccctggatcttgtgttctgcagagaGAACCATCAAAGCACTGCGTACGTCATGACGTTTTACGCTACGTACGTCATGACGCCATTGCTTTCAGCGCCAGGAAAAATGGCGGCTGTGCAAGATGGACCGATGGAGCtggacacagagaaagagacaaagcCAGAAATCCTCAGCGATGGGACGTCAAAGCTCTCGGGGAACGCAGCGAGCGGGACGCTGTCCTCATCGCCCCTCACCGCCGGCGGAGCCCCGAAGCAGGAGGACCAGCAAACTTTGATCGCAGTTCTGCAGTTTCTCAGGCGGAATAAGCTGTCGGAGTCGGTGGAGATTCTGCGGCGGGAAGCCGGTTTAGAAGACCAGGAGGACTCACAGACTCTCGATGGCAGCGGAGGAGGGAAGGGTGACAGGGATGGAGGGGAGGCAAACTCTCTGCTCAGCCGGGTGTCCATCACATCAGCAGCCGCCCCCCAAAGCACCCTGACTCCCATAACAGTCAAGAGTGAGAGTCTCCTACAGCTCCTAACTGATGATATTTACCATGCAGTGTACCTTTAATAAGTAAAGTAAAGGGGCATGGCAccttttaaatggttaaaacagtacaaaatcagctttgcatcacaggaataattacatttttaaatatattaaaatagaaacaattattttaagctGTAATATTGCACAATATGATTTGTTGCTGcaatattgatcaaatatatgcagcctttatgagcataagagacttccttaaaagcaattcaaaatcttacagaccccaaacttttgaaagtgtctttatatatatatatagataaaaaaaaatggaactagcaaacaaaaactgcacaattattaacattttaaataaaattgaaatgaaaaatataaaatgaaaaatttacaaaTTCATTGTGTATATTAATAAGGTATAGTAAAATGTCAATACTAGAAATTACACAGGggtatatatttagtatatactatagtactgtgtgtgtgtgtgtgagagagagagagtgtgagaacaTATGTGTATATCTTATGTCTTTGTACTGTGTAGCATCTTCTGCTGGGATTTACCTGCTTATTCATTTTGCAGTTATATTATCAACATCTGTGAGTGTGATGTGGCATTGATGTTTATGTTGTCTGCTGCAGGAGCTAATGAGCAGCTGGATGTCAGTGTGGTGCTGTCAGCGTACAGCCAGCAGGGGGATCCCTCTCTGTATCAGGTGTACTACAGCGGTCTGAAGAACTTCATCGAGTCCGTGCTGGACTGTCACCGAGCGGAGCTGTCCCAGCTCTTCTACCCTCTGTTCGTTCACATGTACCTGGAGCTGGTCTACAACAACCACGAGAACGAAGCAAAGGCTTTCTTTGAGAAGTAAGCATCAGATCTTGTTTACATTGTTGAATTAATCAGGGATGACATGACGATCGTCAGGTCGTTTGATAATAATGCccatttttattctgtaaatCTAAACACTGGACTCTTCAGCAGTGGCTTAACCAGTTTGTTTCCTGTGTGCTGATAGGTTCGGTGGGGATCAGGAGTGTTACTATCAGGATGACCTGCGCGTTCTCTGCGGCCTCACTAAGAAAGAGCACCTGAAGGGGAACGAGGTGCTGCTGGACTTCCGCACCAGCCGCTTCGTGCTGCGCATCTCCCGAGACTCGTACCAGCTGCTCAAGAGACACTTACAGGAAAGGCATAATAACCAGATATGGAACATCATTCAGGAGCACTTGTACATCGACATCTTTGACGGCATGCCGCGCAGCAAAAGCCAGATCGACAGCATGTCCGGCAGTTTTGCGGGAGAGGCCAGACGAGAAGTCAATAAAGTCAAGGTTCGATATGTTTCCGTATGGATTATATACAGTTCAgaagctgagattttttttttaatgtttttgaaagaactcttttatgctcatcaaggctgcatttatttgatcaaaaaaataaacagtaaaaccaGTGAATTTCAAATCACTCCAGttttaagctgaattttcaacattttaaacatttttaattgcttcgcaagaaacaatttaaaatactagaaatgttgaaaactgttgcgctgcttaatatctttgtggaaactgtgattttctttttcggaaagttcaaaagaacaatatttatttgaagtaggaATATAttgtgtaacattgtaaatgtcttttaattcatttaatgccaaataaatgtatttatttatgttaaaaaaaaaaatcagttgaaagCTAGTGTATTAGGGATGTTTTGTAATATCATTAAGTTACTCAATAAGAtcataaagaaaagaaagtttGTTCTTTGAGGAAATTATGAGGAAAGGCatttaaagtgattaaaaaaaaatcatctcataATTGCGATCTCTTGAATCGAAATCATCTCTTATTTGAGAATGATTGTGTGTTTTaatgatgtatgttttgtttgtaatgGTACTAGGTATTCCACGGGCTGCTAAAGGAGCCAGAGATTGAGGTCCCGTtagatgatgaagaagatgaagcAGAGAATGAGGAAGGGAAGCCCAAGAAGAAGAAAACCAAAAAGGACAGTATGGGCTCCAAGAGTAAGAAACAAGACCCCAATGCTCCTCAACAGAACAGGTGTGACCGAAGCTCAGTATTCAGCTACTATTAAAAACCCATTTCATTCAGATTGAACTTACTTGCACATTACCATTTCAGAGGTTTGGggtgagtacttttttttttttgggggggggggggggggtgggaggggggggggggggttggggggggtatTCATAAAGGAcaccttaaattgatcaaaagtgacggtgAAAACGTTTTCATTGTTACAAAGTTTTCTAGttctattttaaatcaattattttaatttttcgattcatcaaagaatacagaaaaaatgtatcatggtttacatgaaattattaagcagcactagtgtttttaacattgataataataataaatgtttactgataataaatcagaatcattaaatgatttctgaaggatcatgtgactctgaagactggtgtaatgaaaATTCGgctttccatcacagaaataaattacatttaaaaatatataaaatagaaaaccgttactTTAAGCtggtgctgtcaaacaattaatcacgattaatcgcatccaaaataaaagattttatttacataatgtatgtatgtgtactgtgtttatttattatgtatatataaatacactcacatacagtatatatttagaaaatatttacatgtatgtacattttttttttttttagattattacatttcatattatatataaatatatttaatatataaacatatttttctgaaatatatgcatgtgtgtgtttgtatttatatacataataaatatacacagtacacactcatatattacgtaaacaaaaacttttattttggatgcgtttaacagtgattaatcatttgacagcactactttaaacacatttaaaaacagacacattataaaatcttaccaaccccaaacttttgaaaggtagtgtatattggacatgtttttgttttgttttttcattagaaCTTAGATGATGCTTAGAAATGATTTGAAACTAGATGCATAGTTTCATAACCTGTTATTCTTTTCTCTGTCTGACAGGATCCCTCTGCCGGAGCTGAAGGACTCAGACAAACTGGACAAGATCATGTACATGAAGGAGAGCACCAAAAGAATCCGGCTCGGCCCGGAGAACCTGCCTTCCATTTGCTTCTATTCGTTCCTCAACGCCTACCAGGTTGGCAGTGCTTTTGTTGATGTTTAGTGTTGCTTGACTTCACAAAAGCTTATTGTGTGTCGTCGCTCAGGGTTTGACGGCAGTAGACTTCACTGATGACTCGAGTCTGTTAGCGGGAGGGTTTGCAGACTCCACAGTCCGCATATGGAGCGTCACACCTAAAAAATTACGCAAGGTCAAATCTGCAGGAGGTATATATCTCCATAATCACTATTTGATATCTCACctttatttcaagttttaaaaacaaCTCCAATTTTTCCACTTCTAGACCTCAGTGTAAGCAATGTATGATTTCAATTATGCTGTCCGATTCTCTAGAATTGAATCTGATTGATAAAGAGTCTGATGACGTTCTGGAGAGGATCATGGATGAGAAGACGGCCAGTGAGTCAAAGATCCTCTGCGGTCACAGCGGGCCGGTGTACAGTGTCAGCTTCAGTCCAGACAGGTATCAGACGTGTCCTCTAAAGTATCTCTAAGTAAAACAAGACAACAGTGAAGGTGTGTGAGCATAAGAACAGCCAATCAATTGCTTTGCTATGGACTTAAACATGTTTTGCATGATTCGTTATCTTCCTGCAGCTTTAAAGCGTTCTGCAGCAGATCTGACAGTGTGCTTTAATATCTCTGTGTCTCTTAGGAACTATCTGTTGTCCAGTTCTGAGGACGGTACAGTCCGACTGTGGAGCCTGCAAACGTTTACGTGTCTCGTGGGGTATAAAGGACATAACTATCCAGTGTGGGACACCCACTTCTCACCCTTTGGTTATTACTTTGTGTCTGGAGGACATGACAGAGTAGCACGGTACAGTAGATTCTCATTGTTGTAATGCTTTGTGTTTGGAGGGTATGACGGTGTAGTAGGTTATAGTTGTTTctcattattgtattttttttgatatttattttttgtatgtttttttttgttatgtgttttttaaatgttttttttttttttttggagttttgtgtttatttgtaatttgtgtgtatttatttattttttgttttgttttttttatttttttttatatatttctgttaaccccccacccacccaaaTAGTGTGGCGTTATATGATTATCATATAACCTGTTTCCAAATCTGGTTATGAAGAGACCCATCTATGAATGACAAGATATCGCAAATGTTTTCAAGACCTTAATCAAATAGGATATCTTTATTTGATTCCCAGCCTCTGGGCGACGGATCATTACCAGCCCTTGCGGATATTTGCTGGGCATCTGGCTGACGTCACCTGCACGCGATTCCACCCCAACTCTAACTATGTGGCCACAGGCTCGACCGACCGCACTATACGCCTCTGGGATGTCCTGAATGGAAACTGTGTCCGCATTTTCACAGGTCACAAGGTATTGAAAGCTTCCAAAGGAGACTGAATGAAGTGAGCACTTGACAGGAAGTCCCATTTGTCTCATTTGTATTTGAATTAGCATTGCATCGCTGTCTTCGTGACGTTCGTTCTTTATTAAttttctccctccctccctgttATTTATGTAGCCTTACTCTTatagtattttcattttagttttctgtttagtaattgtagtacttcagcttaaacatATTGTATTtcaattagtttaattattttatttcagctgctgTTCAAAACACACATCCTTGTCATGCCATTCAAACCCTTCCCTAACAAACctgcttcacttttttttttaatatccatcTCATTTGTAATTTATTACCCAATGGCCCTTTTATAACCTTATTTTTTCCATATAGAGAGTCATATGAGTAATGTAAAAtgataatgtttgtttttcagggCCCTGTCCACTCTCTAGCGTTCTCACCCAATGGAAAGTTCCTGGCATCTGGATCCACAGACGGGAGAGTTTTACTATGGGATATTGGACATGGACTGATGATCGGAGAGCTGAAGGGTCACACAGACACAATTTATGCCCTCAAGTTCAGCAGAGATGGAGAAATCCTCGCATCAGGTCAGCACACAATCTGCTGAATGCCTTCTattgtctgattgatagtttgtttgtttttttatttagtgagtCAGAGGCATTTTAGTATCATTCTAAATAATtatacatcaggcttttaagggacatttattgtattttattgcattacgAGATCAGTCCTCTGGTTAGACAAGTTTTCCTGTCCCAGAgcacaaagtcacatgactttttcaatgtGCTTGGTGGAATTTATTTAGTAAATGTGTTTCTAtcgtagtttatgcacattttttcttatcggataaaaagtttatcctactcaatTGTGCGCATAagtttttatgcgcatttttagaatttatgcgcatcttgacgtttccatccagcgttttttatgcgatattccaaaatgcgcataaaaattggtggatggaaacatagctattgatTTACAGgatatcagaatttcatctttccAAAGAAggaaattgcatatttttgctcatttgagctactgaaaaaagtttttcctcaagtatgagctcca
Proteins encoded:
- the taf5 gene encoding transcription initiation factor TFIID subunit 5, with the protein product MTPLLSAPGKMAAVQDGPMELDTEKETKPEILSDGTSKLSGNAASGTLSSSPLTAGGAPKQEDQQTLIAVLQFLRRNKLSESVEILRREAGLEDQEDSQTLDGSGGGKGDRDGGEANSLLSRVSITSAAAPQSTLTPITVKRANEQLDVSVVLSAYSQQGDPSLYQVYYSGLKNFIESVLDCHRAELSQLFYPLFVHMYLELVYNNHENEAKAFFEKFGGDQECYYQDDLRVLCGLTKKEHLKGNEVLLDFRTSRFVLRISRDSYQLLKRHLQERHNNQIWNIIQEHLYIDIFDGMPRSKSQIDSMSGSFAGEARREVNKVKVFHGLLKEPEIEVPLDDEEDEAENEEGKPKKKKTKKDSMGSKSKKQDPNAPQQNRIPLPELKDSDKLDKIMYMKESTKRIRLGPENLPSICFYSFLNAYQGLTAVDFTDDSSLLAGGFADSTVRIWSVTPKKLRKVKSAGELNLIDKESDDVLERIMDEKTASESKILCGHSGPVYSVSFSPDRNYLLSSSEDGTVRLWSLQTFTCLVGYKGHNYPVWDTHFSPFGYYFVSGGHDRVARLWATDHYQPLRIFAGHLADVTCTRFHPNSNYVATGSTDRTIRLWDVLNGNCVRIFTGHKGPVHSLAFSPNGKFLASGSTDGRVLLWDIGHGLMIGELKGHTDTIYALKFSRDGEILASGSMDNTVRLWDSTKAFDDVETDDFTAATGHIHLPDNSQELLLGTYHSKSTPVTHLHFTRRNLLLAAGGYSSQ